The following proteins come from a genomic window of Acidimicrobiia bacterium:
- a CDS encoding exo-alpha-sialidase, whose protein sequence is MSGVRVLVGTRKGAFILTAEGTREDWTVTGPVFGGWELYHVKGSPVDPNRLYASQSTGWFGQLIQRSDDGGATWTPVGNEFRYEGVPGTHQWYDGTPHPWEFARVWHLEPSPTDVDTVYAGVEDAALFRSTDGGSTWSELPALREQGSGPAWQPGAGGMCLHTIVIDPTDEQRMFVAISAAGVFRTTDGGASWKPTNHGLHSEGIPDDDAEVGHCVHRIAMHRSNPDVLYMQKHWDVMRSDDGGDHWHEVSGNLPTDFGFPIDVHAHEPETIYVVPITSDSLHYPPDGRLRVYRSRTGGNEWEELTKGLPQDHCYVNVLRDAMAVDSLDECGVYFGTTGGQVYVSPDSGDTWRPIVRDLPAVLSVEVQTLP, encoded by the coding sequence ATGAGTGGTGTTCGCGTCCTGGTCGGCACCCGCAAGGGCGCCTTCATCCTGACGGCCGAGGGCACGCGAGAGGACTGGACGGTGACCGGGCCCGTCTTCGGCGGCTGGGAGCTGTACCACGTCAAGGGCTCGCCGGTGGATCCGAACCGCCTGTACGCGTCGCAGTCGACGGGTTGGTTCGGCCAGCTCATCCAACGCTCCGACGACGGCGGCGCGACGTGGACGCCGGTCGGCAACGAGTTCCGCTACGAGGGCGTGCCCGGAACCCACCAGTGGTACGACGGAACGCCGCACCCTTGGGAGTTCGCGCGCGTCTGGCACCTCGAGCCGTCGCCGACCGACGTCGACACGGTGTACGCCGGGGTCGAGGACGCAGCGCTGTTCCGCTCGACCGACGGCGGCTCGACGTGGAGTGAGCTGCCGGCGCTGCGCGAGCAGGGTTCCGGTCCCGCGTGGCAACCGGGCGCCGGCGGCATGTGCCTGCATACGATCGTGATCGATCCGACCGACGAGCAACGGATGTTCGTCGCGATCTCGGCGGCCGGCGTGTTCCGTACGACCGACGGCGGAGCGAGTTGGAAGCCGACGAACCACGGTCTGCACTCCGAAGGCATTCCCGACGACGACGCCGAGGTCGGTCACTGCGTGCACCGCATCGCGATGCACCGCTCGAATCCAGACGTGCTCTACATGCAGAAGCACTGGGACGTCATGCGCAGCGACGACGGCGGCGACCACTGGCACGAGGTGAGTGGCAACCTCCCGACCGACTTCGGATTCCCCATCGACGTGCACGCGCACGAGCCCGAGACCATTTACGTCGTGCCGATCACGAGCGACTCGCTGCACTACCCGCCCGACGGGCGCCTGCGCGTCTACCGCAGTCGCACCGGCGGCAACGAGTGGGAAGAGCTCACGAAGGGTTTGCCGCAGGATCACTGCTACGTGAACGTGCTGCGCGACGCGATGGCCGTCGACTCGCTCGACGAGTGCGGCGTCTACTTCGGCACGACCGGCGGGCAGGTGTACGTGTCGCCCGACTCCGGCGACACTTGGCGGCCGATTGTGCGCGACCTGCCCGCGGTGTTGTCGGTCGAGGTGCAGACGCTGCCGTGA
- a CDS encoding acyltransferase family protein, with product MNGQAGRRRYEPGLDGLRAFAVAAVLAFHDGRLRGGFLGVSTFFTLSGFLITGLLLDEWWSRGRVALGDFYARRIRRLLPAAVIGVVLAAAVAVRLHDAQTSRAFPLDGLAALANVANWRFLVSGQSYTALFSTPSPLQHYWSLAVEEQFYLVLAPLTVALLALLRGSRTALLGVLTALGAASFVDAWIVSAHNIDRAYYGTDTRALEFLVGAALAVALAHRSLGRRSARAIAIVGPAALVAMAWANAHFAVTDHALYHGGLLAYAIAGGVVVLAARERGVVRWVCSLPPLRGLGRISYGVYVYHWPIFLWLSASRTGLDPLALTTVRVALTLVVATLSYLFVERPVRERRVVTGRRRLVAPPAALAAAAGAALLVGALAATPAVTFAATATPQSVLAAAQHMRASTAAARAASAASTTPTIAPVRRVLVTGDSVALTLGRGIERWGKSHGVLVWNGGALGCTLVDDVLVRSSTGIARRPPDSCHRAETWPKAIDQFRPDVVVVLYGTWDVFDVSRDDGHTWEWPGQPDFDARYRALISNAARTLSARGAHVIWLAPPCFGPEPDASDAGAARYDPTRVDVLGALARQVAAENDMTVSSTAHDRGCPVNYHDRPDGTHYTDPAADAVADALGSQILGRGAG from the coding sequence GTGAATGGGCAGGCAGGCAGACGGCGCTACGAACCGGGCCTCGACGGCCTGCGGGCCTTCGCGGTCGCGGCCGTCCTCGCCTTCCACGACGGCCGGCTCCGGGGCGGATTCCTCGGCGTCTCGACCTTCTTCACCCTGTCGGGCTTCCTGATCACGGGACTGCTGCTCGACGAGTGGTGGTCGCGGGGCCGGGTCGCGCTCGGCGACTTCTACGCGCGACGCATCCGCCGACTCCTGCCCGCGGCCGTGATCGGCGTCGTGCTCGCGGCCGCGGTCGCGGTGCGCCTGCACGACGCGCAAACCTCACGCGCGTTCCCACTCGACGGCCTCGCCGCGCTGGCGAACGTCGCCAACTGGCGCTTCCTCGTGTCGGGACAGTCGTACACGGCGCTGTTCTCGACACCGTCGCCGCTGCAGCACTACTGGTCGCTCGCGGTCGAGGAGCAGTTCTATCTCGTGCTCGCGCCGCTCACGGTCGCGCTCCTCGCGCTGCTGCGCGGCAGTCGAACTGCGCTCCTCGGAGTGTTGACCGCGCTCGGCGCGGCGTCGTTCGTCGACGCGTGGATCGTGTCCGCGCACAACATCGACCGCGCGTACTACGGCACCGACACGCGCGCGCTCGAGTTCCTCGTCGGTGCCGCGCTCGCCGTCGCACTCGCGCACCGGTCACTCGGTCGGCGATCCGCGCGCGCGATCGCGATCGTGGGCCCCGCCGCGCTCGTCGCGATGGCGTGGGCGAACGCGCACTTCGCGGTCACCGATCACGCGCTCTACCACGGCGGGCTGCTCGCGTACGCGATCGCGGGCGGCGTTGTGGTGCTCGCGGCGCGCGAGCGCGGCGTCGTGCGTTGGGTGTGCTCGCTCCCGCCGCTACGCGGGCTCGGACGCATCAGCTACGGCGTGTACGTGTACCACTGGCCGATCTTCCTGTGGCTCAGTGCGAGCCGGACCGGGCTCGACCCGCTCGCGCTCACGACCGTGCGGGTCGCGCTCACGCTCGTCGTCGCGACACTCTCGTACCTGTTCGTCGAGCGTCCGGTGCGCGAGCGCCGCGTCGTCACCGGCCGGCGGCGGCTCGTCGCACCCCCGGCCGCGCTCGCGGCCGCGGCGGGCGCGGCGCTGCTCGTCGGAGCGCTGGCGGCGACACCCGCCGTGACGTTCGCGGCGACGGCGACGCCACAATCGGTGCTCGCGGCCGCGCAGCACATGCGCGCATCGACGGCGGCGGCGCGTGCCGCCTCCGCGGCCTCGACCACTCCGACGATCGCGCCGGTGCGGCGCGTGCTCGTCACCGGCGATTCGGTCGCGTTGACGCTCGGTCGCGGCATCGAACGGTGGGGCAAGAGCCACGGCGTGCTCGTGTGGAACGGCGGTGCGCTCGGCTGCACGCTCGTCGACGACGTGCTCGTGCGCAGCTCCACCGGGATCGCGCGCCGGCCGCCGGACTCGTGTCATCGCGCCGAAACGTGGCCGAAGGCGATCGACCAGTTCCGTCCGGACGTCGTCGTCGTGCTTTACGGCACGTGGGACGTGTTCGACGTCTCGCGCGACGACGGGCACACGTGGGAGTGGCCCGGGCAGCCCGACTTCGACGCGCGCTACCGCGCGCTCATCTCGAACGCGGCGCGCACGCTCTCCGCGCGCGGTGCCCACGTGATCTGGCTCGCGCCCCCGTGCTTCGGTCCCGAGCCCGACGCGTCCGATGCCGGCGCGGCGCGCTACGACCCGACCCGGGTCGACGTGCTCGGCGCGCTCGCGCGTCAGGTCGCGGCCGAGAACGACATGACCGTGTCGTCGACCGCGCACGACCGCGGCTGCCCGGTGAACTACCACGACCGTCCGGACGGCACGCACTACACCGACCCGGCGGCCGACGCGGTGGCCGACGCGCTCGGTTCGCAGATCCTCGGCCGCGGCGCCGGCTGA
- a CDS encoding DinB family protein codes for MPGLPAPTNDERTLLLRFLEQQRAGVRNAVFGLDDEQAQTRSTVSELTLAGLLRHALVGERSWISVAQGGPSAGDQGFGLAAGETLASLLDEYDRVASETEAVIARLSLDDPVPVPQGVPWFPDDIDAWSVRWVLLHLIEEIARHAGHADVIRESIDGASCYPLMAAVEGWPETPWMQPWRC; via the coding sequence ATGCCCGGTCTTCCCGCCCCCACGAACGACGAGCGCACCCTGCTCCTGCGATTCCTCGAGCAGCAGCGCGCCGGCGTCCGCAACGCCGTCTTCGGCCTCGACGACGAGCAGGCGCAGACGCGGTCGACGGTGAGCGAGCTCACGCTCGCCGGCCTGTTGCGGCACGCCCTCGTCGGTGAGCGCAGTTGGATCTCGGTGGCGCAGGGTGGCCCGTCGGCGGGCGATCAAGGCTTCGGGCTCGCGGCCGGCGAAACGCTCGCGAGCCTGCTCGACGAGTACGACCGCGTCGCCTCGGAGACCGAAGCCGTGATCGCGCGGCTGAGCCTCGACGACCCGGTGCCGGTGCCGCAGGGCGTGCCGTGGTTCCCGGACGACATCGACGCGTGGTCCGTGCGCTGGGTGCTCTTGCACCTCATCGAGGAGATCGCGCGCCACGCCGGTCACGCCGACGTCATCCGCGAGAGCATCGACGGCGCGAGCTGCTACCCGCTCATGGCCGCGGTCGAAGGCTGGCCCGAGACGCCCTGGATGCAGCCGTGGCGTTGCTGA
- a CDS encoding YafY family protein: MRADRLLTALLVLQAKGKVTAAELAAELEVSVKTARRDLEALAASGVPVYSRPGRNGGWELVGGARTDLSGLTEAEAKALFFLVGPAAELSPAAKTALRKLVQALPAPFRDAARTSSTSVVIDSAAWGGRASAHEPRHLDALRHAIVARRRVELEYGDRGGRASTRVVSPLGVVKKGATWYLLADTDAGQRTFRVGRVRGVTVTDEPVVVHDDFDLAAEWDRVAENVNELRRTMRGHLRVGRAELTPLRYQFGDDLEVGAERADGHFDVTIAGTGATMLAQQLAGWGTAVEVVGPESLRRELVRIGRELVSRDHAR; the protein is encoded by the coding sequence GTGCGCGCCGACCGACTCCTCACCGCCCTGCTCGTCCTCCAGGCCAAGGGCAAGGTGACCGCGGCCGAGCTCGCGGCGGAGCTCGAGGTGTCGGTGAAGACCGCCCGCCGCGACCTCGAGGCGCTCGCGGCCTCGGGCGTGCCCGTCTATTCGCGGCCCGGTCGCAACGGCGGCTGGGAGCTCGTCGGGGGCGCGCGGACCGACCTCAGCGGGCTCACCGAAGCCGAGGCGAAGGCCCTCTTCTTCCTCGTCGGGCCCGCGGCGGAACTGTCGCCCGCGGCGAAGACCGCGCTGCGCAAGCTCGTGCAGGCACTCCCCGCGCCCTTCCGCGACGCGGCGCGTACGTCGTCGACGTCGGTCGTCATCGACTCCGCGGCGTGGGGCGGCCGGGCGAGCGCCCACGAGCCGCGCCATCTCGACGCGCTCCGGCACGCGATCGTCGCCCGGCGCCGCGTCGAGCTCGAGTACGGCGATCGCGGCGGCCGCGCGTCGACGCGCGTCGTGAGCCCGCTCGGTGTCGTGAAGAAGGGCGCGACGTGGTACCTGCTTGCCGACACCGACGCGGGGCAACGCACGTTCCGCGTCGGCCGCGTGCGCGGCGTCACGGTCACCGACGAGCCCGTCGTCGTGCACGACGACTTCGACCTCGCGGCCGAGTGGGATCGCGTCGCGGAGAACGTCAACGAGCTGCGCCGCACGATGCGCGGGCACCTGCGTGTCGGACGCGCCGAGCTCACACCGCTGCGCTACCAATTCGGCGACGACCTCGAGGTCGGCGCCGAGCGCGCCGACGGTCACTTCGACGTCACGATCGCGGGCACCGGCGCGACGATGCTCGCGCAGCAGCTCGCGGGATGGGGTACGGCCGTCGAGGTCGTCGGTCCCGAGTCATTGCGACGCGAGCTCGTGCGCATCGGGCGCGAGCTCGTGAGTCGCGACCACGCGCGCTGA
- a CDS encoding serine hydrolase domain-containing protein, with translation MLGYRLHHLPPVPACARRDRAVRRPDRVREHRRLSHGPAPRSSLRHITTIDELCDAARADVDSGTVPACQLAVARAGELVAFETFGAATNTTRFCIFSATKPIVASAIWLLIGEGSVDVSRPVRDYVPELAHDGFERVTVEQVMLHTSGFPNADTRADVSDATQRRAQFARWRLEWEPGTRFEYHGGAAHWVLIDIIERVTEVDFRDFVAQQVCAPLGLPRVLGIPVDQQDDIAVLVDTTGTNADPHALQLNDPRVRAAGLPGGGAIATAADLACFYQGLLHNPGGLWDRDVLRDAKAHIRCTFADPLMGVPVNRTLGLVVAGDDGKHILRYAIFGAGCSPRSFGHAGAHAQTAWADPDSGISFACLNNAVTDDQMNAGMRANRLATIAADLS, from the coding sequence GTGCTCGGGTACCGGCTACATCACCTTCCTCCCGTTCCCGCGTGTGCCCGGCGAGACCGTGCCGTTCGTCGTCCCGATCGAGTTCGCGAACATCGCCGGCTGAGCCACGGTCCGGCGCCGCGTTCTAGCCTGCGCCACATCACCACGATCGACGAGCTCTGTGACGCGGCGCGCGCCGACGTCGACTCCGGCACGGTTCCCGCGTGCCAGCTCGCGGTCGCGCGCGCCGGCGAGCTCGTCGCGTTCGAGACGTTCGGCGCGGCGACGAACACCACGCGCTTCTGCATCTTCTCGGCGACGAAGCCGATCGTCGCGTCCGCGATCTGGCTGCTGATCGGCGAGGGCTCGGTCGACGTCTCGCGTCCGGTGCGCGACTACGTACCCGAGCTCGCGCACGACGGCTTCGAGCGCGTCACGGTCGAGCAGGTGATGCTGCACACATCGGGCTTCCCGAACGCCGACACGCGTGCCGACGTCAGCGACGCAACCCAGCGACGCGCGCAATTCGCGCGCTGGCGCCTCGAGTGGGAGCCCGGCACACGGTTCGAGTACCACGGCGGCGCCGCGCACTGGGTGCTCATCGACATCATCGAGCGGGTCACAGAGGTCGACTTCCGCGATTTCGTCGCGCAGCAGGTGTGCGCGCCGCTCGGCCTGCCGCGCGTGCTCGGCATCCCCGTCGATCAGCAGGACGACATCGCCGTGCTCGTCGACACGACCGGGACCAACGCCGATCCGCACGCACTCCAGCTCAACGATCCTCGGGTGCGCGCCGCCGGTCTTCCAGGCGGCGGCGCGATCGCGACCGCGGCCGATCTCGCGTGCTTCTACCAAGGGCTGCTGCACAACCCCGGCGGACTCTGGGACCGCGACGTGCTGCGTGACGCGAAGGCGCACATCCGCTGCACCTTCGCCGACCCGCTCATGGGCGTTCCGGTGAACCGCACGCTCGGTCTCGTCGTCGCGGGCGACGACGGCAAGCACATCCTGCGCTACGCGATCTTCGGCGCGGGGTGCTCGCCCCGTTCGTTCGGACACGCAGGCGCGCACGCGCAGACCGCGTGGGCCGATCCCGACTCGGGAATCTCGTTCGCCTGTCTGAACAACGCAGTGACCGACGATCAGATGAACGCAGGCATGCGCGCGAACCGGCTCGCGACGATCGCCGCCGACCTGAGCTAG
- a CDS encoding S53 family peptidase, whose amino-acid sequence MVASVGALTAGVAVGTSGAGASTSRVTLAHSRPAFAASAVDLGAAPANRRVDFEVALAVPDAAGLAAEARAVSSPSSASFRHFLTAAQFRDRYAPSTADVDAVSAWVRSSGLQVASVASSRLYLEATGTMAQAEALVGTSMHIYSYQGKQLAAPVADYQVSSDVKSKVAGIVDLDDSFALRTPADTEPGPPPGVRYGVEPCSDYYGQQTATDKPPAYGQTWPYTICGYNAKQYQSAFGLSGAIAAGHNGHGVTVAITDAYAAPTILADAQRWSNDNDIPKFAKGQFKQDIPQPDGFDHADLCGPQGWYGEETLDVESVHAMAPGANVLYVGGENCIGGLNRAWASVIDDHKASVITNSWTNNGENVPQGQRTFFDNELQQAATTGITVMFSSGDDGDQSGTIGKSVNFPTSSPWATGIGGTSTEIGANGKIVFQDGWSNAYATLDGNQWKPKPPGPYSSGSGGGTSKLYEQPWYQAGVVPTSISEYNGGKTPMRAVPDISMPGDPNTGLRIGETQVFGKTTRYETYRLGGTSLSSPLFAGVVADAIEYNHGAAVGFINPLVYQNSNEAAITDVQHSSAPEATVRTNYVNNLNDNQGYAYLLQTIGVPTHIFTLPGYDDMTGVGTPNGLFFLKAMKY is encoded by the coding sequence GTGGTGGCGTCCGTGGGCGCACTCACCGCGGGGGTTGCGGTGGGGACCAGCGGCGCGGGGGCATCCACATCCCGCGTCACGCTGGCTCACAGCCGACCCGCGTTCGCCGCGTCGGCCGTCGACCTCGGGGCCGCGCCGGCGAACCGGCGCGTCGACTTCGAGGTCGCACTCGCAGTGCCCGACGCCGCGGGGTTGGCCGCGGAAGCGCGCGCGGTGTCGTCGCCGTCGAGCGCATCGTTCCGTCACTTCCTCACGGCGGCGCAGTTCCGCGACCGGTACGCGCCGTCGACCGCCGACGTCGACGCGGTGAGCGCGTGGGTCCGCAGTTCGGGCCTGCAGGTCGCGTCCGTCGCGTCGAGCCGCCTCTACCTCGAGGCGACCGGCACGATGGCGCAGGCCGAGGCGCTCGTCGGTACGTCGATGCACATCTACTCGTACCAGGGCAAGCAGCTCGCGGCGCCGGTCGCGGACTACCAGGTGTCGAGTGACGTGAAGTCGAAGGTCGCGGGCATCGTCGACCTCGACGACAGCTTCGCGTTGCGCACACCCGCCGACACCGAGCCCGGTCCGCCGCCCGGCGTCCGCTACGGCGTCGAACCCTGCTCCGACTACTACGGCCAGCAGACGGCGACCGACAAGCCGCCGGCGTACGGGCAGACCTGGCCGTACACGATCTGCGGTTACAACGCGAAGCAGTACCAGAGCGCGTTCGGCCTGAGCGGCGCGATCGCGGCCGGTCACAACGGCCACGGTGTCACCGTCGCCATCACCGACGCGTACGCGGCGCCGACGATCCTCGCCGACGCGCAGCGCTGGTCGAACGACAACGACATCCCGAAGTTCGCGAAGGGCCAGTTCAAGCAGGACATCCCGCAGCCCGACGGCTTCGACCACGCGGACCTGTGCGGCCCGCAGGGTTGGTACGGCGAAGAGACGCTCGACGTCGAGTCGGTGCACGCGATGGCACCGGGCGCGAACGTGCTCTACGTCGGTGGCGAGAACTGCATCGGCGGCCTCAACCGCGCGTGGGCGTCGGTCATCGACGACCACAAGGCGAGCGTCATCACCAACTCGTGGACCAACAACGGCGAGAACGTGCCGCAAGGCCAGCGGACGTTCTTCGACAACGAGCTGCAGCAGGCCGCGACGACCGGCATCACCGTGATGTTCTCGAGCGGCGACGACGGCGACCAGTCGGGCACGATCGGCAAGTCGGTGAACTTCCCGACGTCGAGCCCGTGGGCGACCGGCATCGGCGGCACGAGCACCGAGATCGGCGCCAACGGCAAGATCGTCTTCCAGGACGGCTGGTCGAACGCGTACGCCACGCTCGACGGCAACCAGTGGAAGCCGAAGCCTCCGGGTCCGTACAGCAGCGGCAGCGGTGGCGGCACGAGCAAGCTCTACGAGCAGCCGTGGTACCAGGCCGGCGTCGTGCCGACGTCGATCAGCGAGTACAACGGCGGCAAGACGCCGATGCGCGCGGTGCCCGACATCTCGATGCCGGGCGACCCGAACACCGGCCTCCGCATCGGCGAGACGCAGGTCTTCGGCAAGACCACGCGCTACGAGACGTACCGTCTCGGCGGCACGAGCCTGTCGTCACCGCTGTTCGCGGGGGTCGTGGCCGACGCGATCGAGTACAACCACGGCGCGGCGGTCGGGTTCATCAACCCGCTCGTGTACCAGAACAGCAACGAAGCGGCGATCACCGACGTTCAGCACTCGTCGGCCCCCGAGGCGACGGTGCGCACGAACTACGTGAACAACCTCAACGACAACCAGGGCTACGCGTATCTGCTCCAGACGATCGGCGTGCCGACGCACATCTTCACGTTGCCCGGCTACGACGACATGACCGGCGTGGGCACCCCGAACGGGTTGTTCTTCCTCAAGGCCATGAAGTACTGA
- a CDS encoding MoaD/ThiS family protein gives MSEVRIVLPAHLRTLAGVHGEVTIAVDGVVTQRSVLDALEAEYPMLEGTLRDHDTKARRKFVRFFALEEDLSHESPDAPLPAPVAAGTEPFFVIGAMAGG, from the coding sequence GTGAGCGAGGTCCGGATCGTGCTCCCGGCGCACCTGCGCACGCTCGCGGGCGTGCACGGCGAGGTCACGATCGCCGTCGACGGCGTGGTGACGCAGCGCTCGGTGCTCGACGCGCTCGAGGCCGAGTATCCGATGCTCGAGGGCACGCTCCGCGACCACGACACGAAGGCGCGCCGGAAGTTCGTGCGCTTCTTCGCGCTCGAAGAGGACCTCTCGCACGAATCGCCGGACGCGCCCCTCCCGGCCCCGGTGGCCGCGGGGACCGAACCCTTCTTCGTGATCGGGGCGATGGCCGGGGGCTGA
- a CDS encoding helix-turn-helix transcriptional regulator — MDADAVLRRARLRAGLSLRELAARAHTSHSTLAAYEAGRVTPTVDTFERVLSAAGFTTSLSLTPRVASDRDRSAELVDALVLASQFPARHRRTLAFPKFGRHGD; from the coding sequence ATGGACGCCGACGCCGTGCTGCGCCGGGCCCGGCTCCGCGCCGGGCTCAGCCTCCGTGAGCTGGCCGCCCGCGCCCACACGTCCCACTCGACCCTCGCCGCGTACGAAGCCGGCCGCGTCACTCCGACGGTCGACACGTTCGAGCGGGTGCTCTCGGCGGCCGGGTTCACAACCTCGCTGTCGCTCACGCCGCGCGTCGCATCCGATCGCGACCGCTCCGCGGAGCTCGTCGACGCCCTCGTGCTCGCGTCGCAGTTCCCGGCGCGTCATCGCCGCACGCTGGCCTTCCCGAAGTTCGGTCGCCATGGCGACTGA
- a CDS encoding VOC family protein, with protein MEEPGAPIECINAVTLVTADMAAAVEFYEAIGFLTIVGGAGAAFTTFRVGPTFLNLQLDPSAPSRRDVWGRIVFWVDDVDAMYARVQAAGRQPEMTPSDAPWGERYFHVRDPDGHELSFARLLSRSSR; from the coding sequence GTGGAGGAGCCCGGCGCACCGATCGAGTGCATCAACGCGGTGACGCTCGTGACCGCCGACATGGCGGCCGCGGTCGAGTTCTACGAGGCCATCGGATTTCTGACGATCGTCGGCGGGGCAGGAGCCGCGTTCACGACGTTCCGCGTCGGGCCGACGTTCTTGAACTTGCAGCTCGATCCGTCGGCGCCGAGCCGTCGCGACGTGTGGGGTCGCATCGTGTTCTGGGTCGACGACGTCGACGCGATGTACGCGCGCGTGCAGGCCGCGGGCCGGCAGCCGGAGATGACGCCGTCGGACGCGCCGTGGGGCGAGCGCTACTTCCATGTACGCGACCCCGACGGGCACGAGCTCAGCTTCGCCCGCTTGCTCTCGCGTTCGTCTCGCTAG